Within the Trachemys scripta elegans isolate TJP31775 chromosome 4, CAS_Tse_1.0, whole genome shotgun sequence genome, the region atagcacttTCGGATGATGACCCACCACACGTTCATTTTaataacactttcactgcagatttgacaaaatgcaaagaaggcaccaatgtgagatttctaaagatagctacagcactcgacccaaggtttaagaatctgaagtgccttccaaaatccgagagggacgaggtgtggaacatgcttgcagaagtcttaaaagagctatactccgatgcggaaactacagaactcaaaccaccaaaaaagaaaatcaattttctgctagtggcatctgactctgatgatgaaaatgaacatgcgttggtccacactgctttggattgttatcgagcagaacctgtcatcagtatggatgcatgtcccctggaatggtggatgaagcatgaagggacatatgaatccttagcgcatctggcatgtaaatatcttgcataACAAAaaagcagtggcgtagccagatggagggaacagggggagcaattaaaaaaaaaatgcgcCACCCTCTGTGGCACTTTTACTCATCCGgcggtgctccgggtcttcggcggtgggcccttcactcgctccggatgtcttcagtggcactgaaggtcccgctgccgaaatgccgccgaagacccggagtgagtgaaggtcccgctgccgaagacctggagcgctgccaggtgagtaaaataaaagtgccgcagcgggtggcgcctttttttttaatcgctcccCCCGGTGAGTAAAAAGCGCCAAGAAATTGACATGGCGCCACTTGTGCTCGGTGGGGGAGCGGCCActccccccccagctacgctactgcaaAAAAAGGGTAGCTAATTCTGTGACTATGAAGAGCCCTTATGGTTCAGGAAAATATTTgctgccagatcctcagctggtgtaagtcagcatagccTCATTCACTTCAATCTGCATCCATTTACGctagctgaggttctggccctttATACAGAGACCATCAAAAAAGGAGGGTGATTTTGCAAAACCTTAGAAATGGAGCTGACTAATAGTTACAAATCCTGCTCCATTTTCCTCTTCCCAAACTGGCCTCAATTCTACCTTTTCCAGAAGAATCAGCCACAGATCATTTTTGGACCACAGCTTGCCAGTCTCCAACGTTGCTGATACGTCTGCAGCAAAAGGACAAAGTGGCTCTGATGAAATCAAGACCCTCTTTCAGCACGCTCCACCTGGATGGGATCAGAGCTCACAAAccattttaaataaggaaaaaagCTCTTACAAGTACATGAAGAAGAATCCTGTTTCCAATTGTAAGCACAGGGGACTTTAGAAAAGCAGAAATACATTGTCCTAAGTGGAATTTGGCTGGGGTTCAGTTTAGCAGTGaaatacatttctgcttttaaaaatgccgTGGGCTCTCAAATAACCAGAAAGGGTCAGGTGCTCTCCTCTAtatcccatctgaaaaatggtaCCTTCAGCGTCCCCTGCTGAGTCATTGGCTTGGCGCCATCCATTGAAACATGACATTATTCTGGCAGTTGCCTGGGGTTTCCGTGGAATTCTCCCGTCTACAAATCGACAAAACCCCATCCCCTCCTAGCTTGTAAAACCTGACAAAAATTCACCCGCCAGGGTAGCACGGCTGTGGGTAAAGAAGCGAAAAGAGGTTTCTACAAGCCTACCTATGGCTCTGGTGCATATCTCACTAGTAGAAAGAGATGCTAGGTTTGTAGAGAAAAATGTAACAACAGCAAGCAGTATAGGAATGTCAATTAAACTGTTTTCTattgtttctttctctttagATGCCTGTTACTCGCCCGCGGCTATTAAAATAGATTGCATGGATGAAATATAAATAGCAATAGTTAGTATATACAGGGTTTGGTCCTCCTGAGCGCAGGTGCAGGGTGCTGTACATAACAGGGCAAGTACAGGTGAACCCCCATCCTGGGTGAATGAGAGAGGCAGCTGCATAGTCGCCATGTTTCTCTTGCTTCACAGTGGTCTAGGGAGATGGCAGAGTATAGAGCCCCCTTGGTGTGACGTGGATTCCATTTAAGCGCATGTCTCACCGAACATGCCCATTCTCCGCTCAGGCCCTGGTGCTTTTTATCAGGTGCTGTTGAACGTAAGGGCTGACATACGAGCTTCTGATTTATTTCCCCTTTGCAGGAAAGCCTGCCAAGCGTCTAACCTCCCTTGGGCCGATGCCTCTCCTCAAATCACACTTAGGGCCTGAGTCAAAGCCCGTTAAAGTCCACCACTCCAACCGACCTCTTACACTGGATAACAACCTTGTCTGGATAGCACTGCTGTATAGCACTCTTCACATATAAGATGCTTTACAAATATTCTGTCATTGGTCAGCCCTCCTTCTCGCTGGGATAATAATTGCATATGGGATCCTTGAGACCATGTTCTCCATTTCCCTCATGCCATAGCGTGTTGGAGGGGAAAAGGGGTTGATGGCTCTTAATGTGCTTATTAGCCTGGTATGCTTTAATAATATACAATATTATACTCTCCTCAGTGACTTTCAAGGTTTGCTTGGGACGCCTTTCCTTTTTTGCGGTTCTCTGACGTTTATTTTCTTCAAGACCGATTCGGGGGCCCTCGCTCCTGACAGGTGGCACATTTGTCCTGGAATCTTCGCATGGGCTCCGAGTTTGATCCTGTCGCTCATGACGAACGGCATTCTGCACCAGGATGAGCCTTACTGTCTTCCTCAGCACTGAGGTGTTATTCAGTGCAAGGATCTCACATTGCAGCACATCACctgcttgtcttcattttcaagaCCCTTCAAGGCCTATCCCCACCCAACctgtcatctctcattcactaccCACATATCAGCTCCAGCTCTGATCAGTCAATGATACcagcttccactgtccacttgttcaattttcaaacaagcaccctcatgttttctcccctgctgcctctcACGCTTGGGTGGCCCgtcccataaacatccacaaaaccaCTTCATtgccctccttaaaactcttctttgctGCGATGCCTACACAAAACTCAACAGCGGTTAGGCCAGCTGAACAATGCTGTGGCCTTATTTCCTTGCACTTCCCTTCTGCCTGTTGTATTCACCTGTTGGCTTTTGTCTTCTACGTATATTgtgagctctttgtggcagggaccatctgtttagtctgtgtttgtacagtgcctagcacagtggggtctaaGTCAAGGACAAGGGCTCCTAGGCGCTATGATAGAACGATTAGTAGTTCTATTAGTAGAAATACAGGAGAGGTCCCAAGTTCAGGGTCCCATAGTGGCAATTCACCAATGCACAGCAAGGGCTAGTTCCTCCCCCCAGaccttgcagtctaaatagactagacagatgtgaagcaatttttttaaagcatcacaGCCAGGGCAttgagagaaatttggggccTGGGTACATCATGTTTGTgggaccccaccccttcccatttCCCTTTATTTACACAGACTTTCTGagggcccccctcccccaagcttgGGTCCCCAGTACAATTGTCCCCACTTCCCCCCACTCTCATGTAGGGGGACCACCCATCCCTTATTTTAAGGGACTGTCCTTTATTTCATTGATTTATCACTTCGGGTGATCACTCGTCCCTTCTTTGACTATGTATTGACATGTGTTAACACTGATCGTTAGTACCATTTGAAACATTACACTGAAGCTTATAATCATTGCTTAGCATACTTGAGGGCAGTAGAAACGTACAGTtgagagaaaaacaacaggatCTGCTAAGGGAAGTGGTGTTTCCTAAAACATCCCTTAAAATAAAGCCTTGTCCCTTATCTTTCATCTAGCTTTTCCTTATTTCCATGCAGCGAAGGTAGTTTCCCTACTCTCATCAACCCTGTTCACAGCAAATCGCTCCCAGAGCCGGGACTAGGACTCTGGTCTCCTAGGACAGTGTCCTAACCATTGGACAACACTGCCCTTCACCCCAGTGCTAGTCACAAtgaaggatggcagaatctggccctatatttccTCCCGATTTTGATCACCCATATACGTTTCCCTTCCCGAAGTTAGGGGTAACTGGTTATTCTTCACCCTTCAAATCTTAATAGGGCAGATGCAGACTGTTATGCAGAATATGGCCAAGGATCTGAGTTATAGGTTTCAGTAACATCATAAAGCAAAGGATTTTATTATTTCCCAGTGGTTGAAAAATAGGTCTCCACtttggagggagaaaaaaaaaatctcatattaATCATATGAATATTAATTTTGAAGCCTTTCTGTTTTAAATGGTTCATTGTCAAAAGCAGTAGTGCAGTTTTTGCCATCTAtttcctgctccccacccctccagcagtGTCCCCTTTAAGTTAGCCTCTACTGTTCCCAGGTAAGGAGTGGTACCCTAGTGCAGACAGCTCCTTATGTATGCACTGCATGCCTGACTGCAGAACCAATTGTAAGTCGTTgccttccaccctcccacccccaccgtTAACCAGTGAGATACTGTGAGAAcgagtatcgggggtagccgtgttagtctgtatctacaaaaacaacaaggagtctggttagttaaagtctaacagatttatttgggcataagctttcatggataaaaacctcacttcttcagatgcatagagtgaaagttacagatgcaggcattatatactgacacatggagaaaaGGGAgctacttcacaagtggagaaccagtgttgacagggccaattcaatcagggtggatgtagtccactcccaataatagatgaggaggtgtcaattccaggagaggaaaagctgcttctgtagtgagccagccactcccagtccctactCAAGCCCAgactaatggtgttaaatttgcaaatgaattttagttctgctgtttctctttgaagtctgtttctgaagtttttttgttcaatgatagtgacttttaaatttgTAATAGGacgtccagggagattgaagtgttcacttactggcttttgtatgttaccatttctgatgtccgatttgtgtccatttattcttttgcggagggactgtccggtttggccaatgtacatggcagaggggcattgctggcacatgatggcatatatcacattagtagatgtgcaggagaatgagcccttgatggtgtggctgatgtggtttggTCCTCTGAtagtgtcgccagagtagatatggggacgaGGTGAGAACGGATGCTTCATATTTCGAGTGAAAAGGGTTAAGCAAACACAACCTTTTCCTCAATGCATGTGATCTTCCCTCTGTCTTCTGAAATCATGCTAAGCACTCTGAAATGTGTGGAACAGCTCACATGCCTGCAATGAGCTTGATTTTGAATGAGGTCTGTGCACGCAACTAACATTGGTACTTTttgcaaaaagagagagactcaACCCACCCCAAAAAACCTCAATGAGCATGAAATAGGCCAAAGGATGGGGCTCTTCTCTCCCGCTTGCTTCTAACCTTAGATGATCCAGGAATGCATGAAACTATAAAACGGTacagagaaaaggggaggggaggtgtgatTTGAAAAATGCTAAGATCAGATGACACCATAACAACATCTGATAAGCACTAGCTTATCAGATATAGAATATAGAAAGACAgtgaaataaaaatcaatacGCTAAAACAATATTTCTGCTGCTAAATGAAccttggttgttgggttttttgtttgtttgtttgtgtttgtttgtttgaatggacagaggaaaaataactgtgtaaaaaaaaaatcaaggttggtttgttttgtctTGCAGAGGAAATTGGGTCCAATAAGATGCTTGTCACTTATGCAGCACTAATACGCTGctcatggcttttaaaaaaaaaatttttgagaGTGGCTGAGAGGGTCAGATTCTCCCACAGAGTCATTGCAGGGAGGAAtgtgaggagaggaagaaaaaaaaatgggatcAATTTTAACCTTCCCTAATTTGGGCCTGTTAAAAAAGGGTTAAGCGAAGCAGTTGAATGCTGCAAGCCTTGTCAGGGTTGTACTATTTCCTCTAGTACATAAGGAGAAGGGTGAGGAGAATTCGAAGGAAACTGGGAGATTTCAAACAAAAGGGGGGTCTGGAGCAAAGCCTCCAAGGGTGACAATGAAGAGGCAGCACCAGAGGCATAATTGCCCAAGTGGAGGCAGAAATCTCTGCCTAGGAGAGTGAGAGCTAAGGTCCTATTCCACCTGACTCCCCCTACCTAGTTCTGTAATCCTGGCTCAGAGTAGGCAAGCGAGGCTGCTGTCTGCAGCTGAAGAAAGGATGCTAGAGATTCTCTCTTTAGGAGGAAAAATGGTTGGTTGGACTTCTCTGCACTAAGAAACGCCATCCTCCAAAGAAACGTCCCAGCTGCCTGAGATTGTCTGGTTTTGACCAAGTTCGATGCAGGGAAGCTGATGACAACATGTTGTGCCAGGGACTCGGGCGTGAAAGTCTCAGTGACAATTTCTGGCTGCAAAAGTTGAGTTCACCTGGGGCTTTTTGTGGGCTGTTTGGAGAGCCAGGCTCAAGAGCTGACGCTGAGCATCCTACCCAGCTGTCAAGGAAAGCCTCTGCAAAGCCGCTAGTGCATGGGAGTCAAGTAGCAGGCTTCATCCCAAGGCAACTCGGATGTGCGGCATGACTGCGAACCTGGCGCAGTGGCACAGGAGCTGAGCATGGCAGGGGGCATGGTCTGCTGTTTGCCTTGGTGAGGAGAAAGAAGATCGAGATCACattgtgcagcgcccggcaccaGGCTGCAGCTGCGACCCCCAGCGCCAATTCCCACGTGCAGGGTGGCTTTCGCCCTGTGCTAGGGGCCACCCCGCGTGCGGCAGACAGAGAGGCAGCTCTGTTTTTTTGGGTGGCCATTGGtgctctctgcccctctcccttgttGCAGTATGGGGCAGTGAGGAATTATAAAACAGCATGCAGGAGGAAGAGGGCTGCCTCTAGGAACTGGGTCTTTTGCAGATGCCGCTTTAAAGCACCCACCAGCTCTTTACCGTACTGCTGTTTTTTCCAGGCAACGCCACACCTCCCGAGGACACTGGGGACATCAGGTTTTTTGCTGAGCTTAGCATCTTTCCACCATCATAGAGAAAGCTTCAGATAGACACTGATCTGCCCTGAAGTAAAGAGCTGTAACAGCCATCAAGAGGCTTTTCCTCCTTTGCCTGTCCAATCTCACCCCATTACCAGACCTAACCTGCACAATCTGGAgagctaccccccccccacccttcctacGATGACTCACCATTATTTTGAACTTTGAAGAGAGGAACTTATGGGGATCTTGGAAGCCTGTATCTCTCTCTAGGATTTCCCCAGAGTCAATTAATCTGTGTCACTAAGAGACACTGAGATTTGCTTCTCCAGGTAATGCGATTTGTTTTCTGTACGCAGTGGTCGTTTGCAaagaaggaggggagaggagccacagaaaaaaaatctcgaGGATGGGAAATGCAGTAGTCAAACTGTCAGCTAGCACAGGTGTTTGCAAATTAACTAGCcgcaaaaaaataaaccaaaccataaagcctaaagagagagagaaaaattatcaTAGGGAAGCATGTTGGCTTGCAATTTTATTTCCAGTGCAAAAGAACGGTGAACGTGTTTAACTTTAAGTTGAAGACATTAATGTGCTCCTTTAGGTTAACACTGAATTGCCTGCTATTGCATGGTTGATTTCTAACCCTTAAGTGCATGAGCAGAATCTATTGATATCatattcattttcactggcatccaGAGTTTAGTCCCTTGAATAGAAAAGAATTCAGTggttttttcttgtatttttttaaaaaaatttggtttTGCCAATGCAAATGTTTCCCTCGTTTTCATTAGAAAGGTTTCCTCAAGTGCTTTTTCATCAGCACCGGATATTGGGACCGGAGTTTTCAAACTCTGCACcaagaaagcaaattaaaatcaGCTGAGGAATATGCTGTATATTCTGCCAGGTGCAGGTTCCTAATACACACAACTTTATTtcgtctctctctttctcagcaggctaaaatatttccccctccccgATCATCCCTCTGCATTTTCATGAGCCACTTCCAAACCTACGAACTTGTCCTTTCCCAGGAGAGTAACCTTCCCCTGAACCTGATCCCAGCACTGGGCAGCCGGAAGAGTTTAGATTAAGGATTGCTTTTAAACCTAAATATGACAGTTGCTACTGGAGACCCCACAGATGAAGCGGCAGCTTTGGCAGGTCATCCTCAGGACACCTATAACCCTGAAACCGATCATGAATGCTGTGAGAGGGTGGTCATTAACATCTCGGGGCTGCGGTTTGAAACACAACTCAAGACGCTAGCTCAGTTTCCAGAGACCTTGCTAGGGGACCCTAAGAAGAGAATGAGATATTTCGATCCTCTCCGGAATGAATATTTCTTTGACCGAAACAGACCCAGCTTTGATGCTATTTTGTACTACTACCAATCGGGTGGCAGGTTAAGGAGGCCTGTCAACGTGCCCTTAGACATCTTCTCGGAGGAGATCAGGTTTTATGAACTCGGGGAAGAAGCCATGGAGATGTTCCGAGAGGATGAAGGATACATTAAGGAAGAAGAAAGGCCTTTACCGGAGAACGAGTTTCAGAGACAAGTGTGGCTGCTCTTTGAGTATCCAGAAAGCTCAGGGCCCGCCAGGATTATAGCTATTGTCTCTGTCATGGTGATTCTAATCTCCATCGTGAGCTTTTGCCTGGAAACACTGCCTGTTTTTCGGGATGACGAAGACCTGCATGGTGGTGGGATGAGCCATCACCCCTACTCCAACAGTACCATGAGCTATCAGCAGTCGACCTCTTTCACAGACCCTTTCTTTATAGTAGAGACACTTTGCATCATTTGGTTCTCCTTCGAGTTCTTGGTAAGGTTTTTCGCCTGCCCCAGCAAGGCTGGGTTTTTTACCAACATCATGAACATTATTGACATTGTAGCTATCATCCCGTATTTCATCACTCTAGGGACCGAACTGGCTGAGAAACCAGAGGATGGCCAGCAAGGCCAACAGGCCATGTCTCTGGCCATCCTTCGAGTCATCCGCTTGGTGAGAGTTTTTAGGATCTTCAAACTGTCCAGGCACTCCAAAGGGCTGCAGATCCTGGGGCAGACACTCAAGGCCAGCATGAGGGAACTAGGTCTCTTGATATTTTTCCTCTTCATTGGCGTCATCCTCTTCTCCAGCGCCGTCTACTTCGCAGAGGCTGATGAGAGCGAGTCTCAGTTTCCCAGCATCCCAGATGCGTTCTGGTGGGCTGTGGTTTCCATGACCACAGTTGGCTATGGAGACATGGTCCCCACGACCATCGGTGGGAAAATAGTGGGCTCCTTATGCGCCATTGCAGGTGTATTAACGATTGCCTTACCAGTACCAGTCATAGTGTCCAACTTCAACTACTTCTATCACCGCGAGACGGAAGGAGAGGAGCAAGCCCAATATTTGCAAGTGACCAGCTGCCCAAAGATCCCTTCTTCCCCTGACCTAAAGAAAAGCAGAAGTGCCTCCACTATTAGTAAGTCTGATTATATGGAGATACAGGAAGGTGTAAATAATAGTAATGAGGACTTTAGAGAGGAGAACTTGAAGACAGCCAATTGCACCCTGGCTAACACAAATTACGTTAATATCACCAAAATGCTAACTGATGTGTAGTCCTGAAAACCTGTTGACATATTTAAAGCTGAAGTTGAACAATTGCAGATATTGCATAATACCCTGCATTGTAGTTAAAACAGTATGTTCTACAGCGTGCATTTGGTTCTGCATGGGAAGCAATAGTTGTGTAAGTGACTTTCTAAACTTCTTATTTAGACACTGAATAAGCTTTCttgcaaaaattgtttttttacaTCACAGGTTTATGGGTTTCCAGAGACATAGAGCATGTAggcattcaaaacaaaattatatcACTTGCAATCCCAAGGATATTGAACAAAAAAGTCATTCGAGAAACCTCATGTAAACAACAGTACCCACAAATGTCAAGCAGAAAAAGTGTTTCACTGCACTCGACACATACAAAAATATATCCCAAGGAAATAGCACACATCTAGCTTCCAAGCGTATGGATTCATAATGAAAAGGTCATGCATAGTTTAATTAAAGGAACATACATCCAGGCGTCCAAATTACTTTAAGGCTCAGATTTCTGCCTTGGAAATGCCAACCAAGAATACATCATGCAGGCTTGTGTTTCATAACTGAAAATGCTGCATGCTGCAATGGTTTCATCCACTGCAGTATGTCAGTGTGAGACCTAGGGGAGAGAGAATTAGCATGACAGAACACTATTTATTAAAGTCTTAAATTTTCTATGCCGGCGATAGGAAGGGACACATAAACAAATCAAGAGCCTGctttttatttgggttttttttttagatgacaCTTCCATCTTCACTATCTCCAGGGTCACCAAAGACACATCCACTGACACATTCAAAATGAGTTGAAAAAGCATCTTTTTTTAGAATACTGGAGCAAACTATGCTGTGGCCTATAATATATTTATACTGCAGTGAAATTTAATCAGTAATACAGTACTGCTGCATGGATATTTGTTGCATGACAATATTGAATacacatacaaatatattttttcttagtAGACTATACAGTATTCATGTTTATAGTGTTTATAGATTCTCCGATGACTTGAAGGAGATTCATggaagtaaaaagaaaaacaaggctGGATTAGGGCAAGGCATGGGCTGACTAAATTTGAGAAGCAAGGCAAAGCTTTCTGGGTGCTTCCTGGTAGTCGGAGCAAAGAATTGTACAAGTGAAGGAAGGTGAgctgaaagttaagcacctgTGCTCATCACGTGGGGAGGAACTAGTAATTAATCTTGGTGTTACAAGCAGAATTCCACGGCTGACCAGAGATGGTACAAAGGACAGGTGGCATTGTGTGTTAAAGAACTCCTGACTCTATTGTTCTGCAACCATCAGCTTCATTATATATGATCATGTTGTATATAGAAAgacagggacagatcctcagctgctgtgaatTAGCTTTATCAGAACCACAGCAATTGACACCAGCAGAGGATTGGGCTTgatgtatgtaatatatatatatgtgataTACATTCAAATGTTCTATGAGCTTATGCAATATAACACTGGCACAAAGCAATTTATAGGCCAGATCCTTCGCTGGTGTAAACtagtttcaatggagctacagtaCTAAGCAACACCAGCGGAGGAGTTGGCTTGATTATGACTAGTTGTAATACGGGATATAGGAGTTCAGGTTTGGAGTGGAAAACTATTGCCCTGCGATTGACCTCTGCTCCGAAACAATATACCAACAGCCCGCAGCTCTTGGGCAGAATGGCCCAAGCTCTGCCCTCACTggcacacactgaagtcaatgagattacaCTGGTGTCAGTGAAGGTGGGATCCGGCCTACTTCCCAGATGGCCCCTTGCTTTCAATTAGTGGGGCAAGAGTTTCCCATTATTATAAAGCTCCACCTTCTAGCACACCTTTTGAAAATGCACCCGGGTCCTAACTGTGCTGCAGCTTCAGCTGGCCTGTGCTGAGCCCTCTCTGTTTTGGCTCACAGAGGGCGTGCAGCCCTCTCACCCTAAAGCAGAACTCCTTCGCTTTGGGCTGCACCTTGTAATCCCCTCCCAGAATAGAacttcccttgaaatcaatgggactttccCCAGAGCGCAGGGAACTCGCCTCTGTGCAGAGAGTCTGCAAAAGGACTGCTCAACAATTCAGACCCACAGGCCAAATGTGGCTTTGCACAGGGGTGAAGGCAGGGCTGGATCTAAAGACTGGTCCAGTGATTCCCCAGATCCTGGAGCACTTATTCTGTATTGACTCAGTCTTCAAGCCCGCAACCTCCCCCACTCCATTGAGTGCAGTGGAAGTTCTGCCTGAATAAAGAACTCAGGGCTTGCCCCATTCCCTTTCCAATCCCGGTTTTATCCCAGAATAGCTGGGAGCCTCCCATTGCTCCCACGAATGTTTCAAGTGGATTATAGTGATCTGTCCCTTGCCCCATGCACCTGCTTATTTACTTCCCGTTTTCCCATAGTTTCCCCGTCCAGAAGCGTAGCTGACAATCTGAACAGCGGCAGGAGAGAAAGGAATTTCCTCATTGTTTGATAAACCAGCCAACAGAGGCAATCTTCTTTTCATACATGTGCCACGGCATCAGAGAGTGCCCGGCCGCAAGATCTGTGGCGAAGATCTCAGCCACTAGCTAGCTGGTCAGTAGAACTCTGAAACCAGCGATTATTTACCTTGTTTAGGCC harbors:
- the KCNA2 gene encoding potassium voltage-gated channel subfamily A member 2 → MTVATGDPTDEAAALAGHPQDTYNPETDHECCERVVINISGLRFETQLKTLAQFPETLLGDPKKRMRYFDPLRNEYFFDRNRPSFDAILYYYQSGGRLRRPVNVPLDIFSEEIRFYELGEEAMEMFREDEGYIKEEERPLPENEFQRQVWLLFEYPESSGPARIIAIVSVMVILISIVSFCLETLPVFRDDEDLHGGGMSHHPYSNSTMSYQQSTSFTDPFFIVETLCIIWFSFEFLVRFFACPSKAGFFTNIMNIIDIVAIIPYFITLGTELAEKPEDGQQGQQAMSLAILRVIRLVRVFRIFKLSRHSKGLQILGQTLKASMRELGLLIFFLFIGVILFSSAVYFAEADESESQFPSIPDAFWWAVVSMTTVGYGDMVPTTIGGKIVGSLCAIAGVLTIALPVPVIVSNFNYFYHRETEGEEQAQYLQVTSCPKIPSSPDLKKSRSASTISKSDYMEIQEGVNNSNEDFREENLKTANCTLANTNYVNITKMLTDV